One window from the genome of Fulvivirga lutea encodes:
- a CDS encoding BatA domain-containing protein: MEFANASYLYGLFGLLIPIAIHLWSKKEGKVIHVGSLKYIPEFETKQSKSIKLNELLLLMVRCLVLSLFCFLMAELLTTKKVQNTNAIVLVEPTLFNDSRVQKALDTLKIEKRYLNSGLELIDDQKANQEAVDIWDAFDAINKLPADTIFILASVTENQLKGRRPATSKVIKWLPIEPLENQEYTHRSFTNGLDLIATSNTISTEYKWVEGVQEAMSQAENWDTLKFDIVYDQEFEKELFYFQSALATISEVAKRPILINSFSTKNFENKGSDWLIWLSEDELNFEHNASSLIYRENVTKPILTGQSGRYFLNNRITQDNFISEDFIGHLFAIIIPEKADLKESRQVPLEMVKLNQSTIDTDKTNKARADWFWLVFLGFFLFERVYSMKRKQ; encoded by the coding sequence ATGGAGTTTGCCAACGCATCATATCTCTATGGATTATTTGGGTTATTGATACCTATAGCTATACACCTCTGGAGCAAGAAGGAAGGTAAAGTTATTCACGTAGGTAGTTTAAAATACATTCCTGAATTTGAGACAAAGCAATCGAAAAGTATCAAGCTGAATGAATTGTTATTGTTGATGGTAAGATGTTTGGTGCTCAGTTTATTCTGTTTCTTAATGGCGGAATTACTTACCACTAAAAAAGTGCAAAATACTAATGCTATCGTGCTGGTAGAGCCAACGTTATTTAACGATTCGAGGGTTCAGAAAGCATTAGATACTCTTAAAATTGAGAAGCGTTACCTGAATAGTGGATTAGAACTTATCGATGATCAAAAAGCAAATCAGGAAGCAGTTGATATTTGGGATGCATTTGATGCCATAAACAAATTACCAGCTGATACGATTTTTATTCTGGCAAGCGTAACAGAGAATCAGTTGAAGGGTAGAAGACCAGCCACCAGCAAGGTGATAAAATGGCTACCTATTGAACCGTTAGAAAATCAAGAATATACTCACAGAAGCTTCACTAACGGTTTGGATCTGATTGCTACTAGTAATACAATATCTACAGAATATAAATGGGTAGAAGGAGTTCAGGAGGCTATGAGTCAGGCCGAAAATTGGGATACACTGAAATTTGATATTGTTTATGATCAGGAATTTGAAAAGGAGCTGTTTTACTTTCAATCTGCACTGGCTACTATTTCTGAAGTAGCTAAAAGGCCAATTCTAATAAATTCTTTTTCAACGAAGAACTTCGAAAATAAAGGATCTGATTGGCTGATTTGGCTATCAGAAGATGAGTTAAATTTTGAGCATAATGCAAGCAGTTTGATTTATCGTGAGAACGTGACAAAGCCCATCTTAACAGGCCAGAGTGGAAGATACTTTTTAAACAATCGTATAACACAGGATAATTTTATTTCTGAGGATTTCATTGGTCATCTTTTTGCAATTATTATTCCTGAAAAAGCGGACTTGAAAGAAAGTAGACAAGTGCCTTTAGAAATGGTAAAACTCAATCAATCTACCATAGATACTGATAAAACAAACAAGGCAAGAGCGGATTGGTTTTGGTTGGTTTTTTTAGGATTTTTCCTTTTTGAGCGAGTTTATTCAATGAAAAGAAAGCAATGA
- a CDS encoding DUF58 domain-containing protein — translation MNYQEFLTPENLNSVKGLEFVAKTILEGHTAGLNRSRKVGQGMEFSQYRSYEPGDDIRLLDWKMLARSSRYYIKQAEIDTNISVKFIIDASASMLHEDSGLTKMDYARFLCATLGYLTSHQGDAVGLFALNEVELKTLYPRAHIRHFNRFLHYLVEIENKGKWPANSADIRELHDRNHKELIVFISDLYEENDELLKFIKSLKTNRNEVVVIHLMGENELNFNYTGSVTLEDLETYSRVKISAADAKEIYEQNVSEFLFNVNEALLREGIDYNLFTTGTSIGEMLSSFLKRRNALI, via the coding sequence ATGAATTATCAGGAATTTCTTACACCTGAAAACCTTAACAGTGTTAAGGGTCTTGAGTTTGTTGCTAAAACAATACTCGAAGGCCATACTGCGGGCTTAAACAGGAGTCGCAAAGTAGGGCAGGGTATGGAGTTTAGTCAATATAGAAGTTATGAGCCTGGTGATGATATACGGTTGCTGGATTGGAAGATGTTGGCGAGATCATCGCGATACTATATCAAACAGGCCGAGATTGATACTAACATCTCTGTAAAGTTCATCATTGATGCCAGTGCTTCCATGCTTCATGAGGATAGTGGTCTTACCAAGATGGACTATGCTCGTTTTTTATGCGCAACGCTTGGTTATCTCACAAGCCATCAGGGAGATGCAGTTGGGCTTTTTGCGCTGAATGAAGTGGAACTAAAAACACTTTATCCAAGAGCTCATATCAGGCACTTCAATAGATTTTTACATTACCTAGTAGAGATTGAAAATAAGGGTAAATGGCCAGCAAATAGTGCAGACATTAGAGAGTTGCACGATAGAAACCATAAGGAATTGATTGTGTTTATCTCCGATCTGTATGAGGAAAATGATGAACTATTGAAATTTATTAAATCACTGAAAACCAACAGGAATGAAGTTGTGGTGATCCACCTGATGGGTGAAAATGAGTTGAATTTTAATTACACAGGGAGTGTCACATTAGAGGATTTGGAAACGTATTCAAGGGTTAAAATATCCGCGGCTGATGCGAAAGAAATCTATGAGCAGAATGTCTCTGAATTTCTTTTCAATGTGAATGAGGCGCTGCTGAGAGAAGGCATTGACTATAACCTATTTACAACTGGCACCTCAATTGGCGAAATGCTAAGTAGCTTTTTAAAACGTAGAAATGCATTAATCTAA